A region of Nerophis ophidion isolate RoL-2023_Sa unplaced genomic scaffold, RoL_Noph_v1.0 HiC_scaffold_58, whole genome shotgun sequence DNA encodes the following proteins:
- the LOC133547064 gene encoding metastasis-associated in colon cancer protein 1-like has translation MAAGRANCFPRAGSLLRSRSEGTLIDLDENTLSGEILKGGKASQVIEKHTSTENPFWSKLSESNPFLDDIVHTNKDKLISNAAKTYSSTANHLQTDNTDSISTSSDEGNYLEKKNKANNRSGRWRSATDILDEFERKVPKRVNSFRPPQTVLHPDFEWLKNDREAYKMAWLSHRQLTRSCLDLNLMSQSPGWAQTQATDFQVICKIGNAGGSVQLPDSDISIHFPEGHIAPGEVQEVTLKAMLDPPPGLNNNYTTTISPLLEVVLSNINTKGTISLRIKLSGEVRSDPISQGFTTVFGLMSSKREGPYISVDNCDVLKNTMHMKVQHLKTHFYVIAVAEASAIQSPATSVWDYLHRQITVAVYGPRYIHPTFKVVIVVCCHEEVPPKLPFTDICRGNKHLPPLVLQLWGMHRLRNDNLHDLFITVSLTGSPFQIRHEDKVKEVRQSKLKIGTVLHLPVALSCANSKDMSSFEVDLQVAELRSSTVAVFQVPSPPVAPIRCDKRNSKKTSQIKEAEMSRNSSIREEKNPDISKFKDRPVNIKWYGVALKSVLRQPRVDYLLEYFKGDTVGLLSKQTVRSVGNSKAKEWYIGFLRGRTGLIHCKNVKLITADQVIDFTGIQVTTDVLLDNMTLPFKKLTYMYSAIQTLVTEHVTNWRSFADVLGYNNPSLDTITHRIAETEADKVACVLEKLKEDCHAEKSEKKFLHELMVGLLKMDNIYLVAMVIQNTVILSTAVELGIRWRELAEKMGKLTYAQIAAFEAPHRGKNGEVGHQLMWKPAYDFLFSWSQRYGASYKDMIQDLHLVLDRMKNPVARQWRQLTGALITVNCLDLYRASAYPKT, from the exons ATGGCGGCTGGAAGAGCAAACTGCTTTCCTCGTGCGGGGAGTCTCCTGCGAAGTAGGTCAGAGGGTACACTGATTGATCTGGATGAAAATACATTGAGTGGTGAAATTCTGAAAG GTGGAAAGGCATCTCAAGTGATAGAGAAGCATACGTCAACAGAAAACCCCTTTTGGAGCAAGCTGTCAGAATCAAACCCTTTCTTAGATGACATTGTACACACCAACAAAGATAAGCTTATTTCCAACGCAGCCAAGACATATTCAAGTACTGCAAACCACCTGCAAACAGACAATACAGACAGCATTAGCACATCCTCAGATGAGGGCAACTACCTGGAGAAGAAAAACAAAGCTAACAACAGATCTGGGAGATGGAGGAGTGCCACAGACATTCTTGATGAATTTGAAAGAAAAGTGCCAAAGAGGGTAAACAGCTTCAGACCACCCCAGACCGTCCTACACCCTGATTTCGAGTGGCTAAAAAATGACAGAGAAGCCTATAAGATGGCCTGGCTGAGCCACAGGCAGTTAACCCGCTCATGCCTGGACCTAAACCTGATGAGCCAAAGTCCTGGATGGGCTCAGACTCAGGCTACAGACTTTCAGGTCATCTGCAAGATTGGCAATGCTGGAGGCTCAGTTCAGCTGCCAGACTCTGACATTAGTATACATTTCCCAGAAGGCCATATTGCTCCTGGTGAAGTACAGGAAGTAACACTGAAGGCAATGCTGGACCCTCCTCCTGGACTCAATAACAATTACACAACAACTATCAGTCCACTTTTGGAAGTAGTGCTAAGTAATATCAACACAAAGGGTACGATCTCCTTAAGGATTAAGCTGTCTGGAGAGGTGCGAAGTGACCCAATTAGTCAGGGTTTCACCACAGTGTTTGGCCTTATGTCTAGCAAAAGAGAGGGCCCTTATATCAGTGTAGATAATTGTGATGTTTTAAAAAACACAATGCACATGAAAGTCCAGCACCTGAAGACACATTTTTATGTGATAGCAGTCGCTGAAGCTTCTGCCATTCAGTCTCCTGCTACATCAGTCTGGGATTACCTTCACCGCCAAATCACAGTTGCCGTTTATGGACCTAGGTACATCCATCCAACTTTTAAGGTTGTAATAGTCGTGTGCTGTCATGAAGAAGTACCGCCAAAGCTTCCCTTTACAGATATTTGTAGAGGAAACAAGCATCTGCCGCCACTGGTGCTGCAGCTGTGGGGAATGCATCGCCTTAGGAATGACAACCTGCATGACTTGTTTATCACTGTTAGCCTCACAGGCTCTCCGTTTCAAATccgacatgaggacaaggtgaaagaAGTGAGGCAAAGCAAACTCAAAATAGGGACGGTTTTGCATTTACCAGTGGCCTTATCTTGCGCGAACAGCAAAGACATGAGTTCTTTTGAGGTAGATCTGCAAGTGGCAGAGTTAAGGTCTTCAACTGTTGCTGTTTTCCAGGTCCCTTCTCCTCCTGTGGCACCAATTCGATGTGACAAGCGCAATTCAAAGAAGACAAGTCAAATAAAAGAAGCTGAAATGTCAAGGAACTCCTCTATTCgcgaagaaaaaaatccagatattTCCAAATTTAAAGACAGACCTGTGAACATAAAATGGTACGGTGTAGCTCTAAAGTCAGTTCTCCGTCAGCCACGTGTAGACTACCTACTGGAGTACTTCAAGGGAGACACAGTGGGTCTCTTATCAAAGCAGACCGTTAGATCTGTGGGAAATTCAAAGGCGAAAGAGTGGTATATTGGATTCCTAAGGGGCAGGACTGGtttaatacactgcaaaaacgtCAAGCTCATTACAGCCGATCAAGTGATTGACTTTACCGGTATTCAAGTGACCACAGACGTGCTTCTGGACAACATGACACTGCCCTTCAAGAAGCTAACATACATGTACTCTGCTATCCAAACACTGGTCACAGAACACGTGACAAACTGGAGAAGTTTTGCGGATGTATTAGGGTACAACAATCCATCACTGGACACCATTACTCACAGAATTGCTGAAACTGAGGCTGATAAAGTGGCATGCGTGCTGGAAAAGCTAAAGGAAGACTGCCACGCTGAGAAGAGTGAGAAGAAATTCCTTCATGAACTCATGGTT GGTCTGTTGAAGATGGACAACATCTATCTTGTGGCCATGGTGATTCAGAATACAGTTATCCTGTCTACTGCTGTGGAGCTGGGAATTCGATGGCGGGAACTTGCTGAAAAAATGGGGAAACTGACCTATGCTCAGATAGCCGCTTTTGAAGCACCACACAGAGGGAAGAATGGAGAAGTTGGGCATCAG TTAATGTGGAAACCTGCCTACGACTTCCTGTTCTCCTGGAGTCAACGTTACGGAGCCAGTTACAAAGACATGATTCAGGATCTTCACCTAGTGCTAGACAGGATGAAAAACCCCGTCGCAAGACAGTGGAGACAGCTGACCGGCGCTCTCATCACAGTGAACTGCCTCGATCTCTATCGGGCCTCAGCATACCCAAAGACCTAA